One Scleropages formosus chromosome 8, fSclFor1.1, whole genome shotgun sequence DNA window includes the following coding sequences:
- the LOC108941630 gene encoding transmembrane protease serine 6-like, which translates to MGDGCFLKPKAPPGISSTNLSRTGRSSRTMALLKCLCSLVLLAALAEACGQAPLNTGKVSGPVAAPGSWPWVVSMSDTGYFACQGSLINNQWVLTSAYCFVFGSSNPGDWLFYLGRQNQSGNNPNEVSRTLSRIILHPDFRTNSYENIIALVQLSSPVNFNDYIQPVCLAPNGSTFYNSTDMWVTGWGAIDVPCTGTTSRLCCFTLALFTCTQPSVHTVHELALQRRSKRRLEK; encoded by the exons ATGGGTGATGGGTGTTTTCTGAAACCGAAAGCGCCTCCAGGTATAAGTAGCACGAACCTCTCGCGCACTGGCAGGAGCTCTCGCACCATGGCTCTGCTCAAGTGTCTTTGCTCCCTGGTTCTGCTGGCTGCTCTGGCTGAGG CATGCGGTCAAGCCCCCCTGAACACTGGCAAGGTCTCGGGGCCGGTTGCCGCCCCGGGGAGCTGGCCCTGGGTGGTCAGTATGTCAGATACGGGATACTTCGCGTGTCAAGGGTCCCTCATCAACAACCAGTGGGTCCTGACTTCTGCCTACTGCTTCGTATTTGGCAG CTCGAACCCCGGCGACTGGCTTTTTTATCTGGGTCGACAGAATCAGAGCGGTAACAACCCAAACGAGGTGTCCAGAACCCTCAGTAGGATCATCCTTCATCCGGATTTCCGTACCAATTCATATGAGAACATTATAGCTCTGGTCCAGCTCTCCTCCCCGGTCAACTTCAACGACTACATCCAGCCCGTCTGTCTGGCGCCCAACGGCAGCACCTTCTACAACAGCACCGACATGTGGGTCACCGGGTGGGGGGCCATCGATGTGCCATGTACTGGCACCACATCCAGGCTTTGCTGCTTCACCTTGGCTTTGTTCACCTGCACCCAACCTTCTGTCCACACGGTACATGAGCTGGCACTGCAGAGGCGGTCTAAGCGTCGTTTGGAGAAGTGA